One Fontisphaera persica DNA window includes the following coding sequences:
- a CDS encoding aldehyde dehydrogenase, protein MSAPVNEALIRDVVAEVLGRLNRAGGTPAPSTTAPPAPAPAPAPAPPAASVTPPNLVIKTAERTPLRGVFGVFQDARQACEAAHEAYLQLSAKGVAGRQKVVQLVKDICNQNAAEWGFIELQETKIGRLDHKIEKLKGLRAVPGVEFLAPLGFSGDHGISLEEYAPFGVIGAVTPSTHSIPTMACNVISMAAAGNAAVFNAHPSAVKCAVMAARVLNEAIYRELGIENLACIVEKPTLESFQAIAAHELVKLLCVTGGPGVVKAAMQTGKRAICAGPGNPPVLVDGTACLERAAQHVVYGASYDNNLLCIGEKEVFVLEPFFDRFMAALEKAGAVRLNDAQVERLTKAAFTIPGQGAGCGHPVLSRDLVGKDPEVLAQVAGISIPKGTQLLFAETSPDHLFVIEEQMMPFLPVVRVKTVEEGIELSKKAERGYKHSAMIHSHDVAHMTAMAKALETTLFVKNGSCLAGLGAGGEGYPNFSIATTTGEGICNPRTFTRVRRCVMVDKLRIF, encoded by the coding sequence ATGAGTGCGCCAGTCAATGAAGCCTTGATTCGTGATGTGGTGGCCGAAGTGCTGGGACGTTTGAACCGGGCGGGCGGCACCCCCGCGCCCAGTACCACGGCTCCGCCAGCGCCTGCGCCCGCACCGGCGCCTGCGCCGCCCGCCGCCAGCGTCACGCCGCCCAACCTGGTCATCAAAACCGCCGAGCGAACGCCGCTGCGGGGCGTGTTTGGGGTGTTTCAGGACGCCCGGCAGGCCTGCGAGGCCGCCCACGAGGCCTACCTGCAGCTCAGCGCCAAAGGCGTGGCCGGCCGCCAGAAGGTCGTGCAACTGGTGAAGGACATCTGCAACCAGAACGCCGCTGAATGGGGCTTCATCGAATTGCAGGAAACCAAAATCGGGCGGCTGGACCACAAAATTGAGAAGCTCAAGGGACTCCGTGCCGTGCCGGGCGTGGAGTTTCTGGCACCGTTGGGTTTTAGCGGAGACCACGGTATCTCTCTGGAGGAGTACGCGCCATTTGGCGTCATCGGAGCCGTCACCCCCTCCACCCACAGCATCCCCACCATGGCCTGCAACGTCATCAGCATGGCGGCTGCAGGCAATGCGGCGGTGTTCAATGCGCATCCCAGTGCCGTGAAATGCGCCGTCATGGCCGCCCGCGTCTTGAACGAGGCCATTTACCGCGAGCTGGGCATCGAAAACCTGGCCTGCATCGTGGAAAAACCCACTCTCGAGTCATTCCAGGCCATTGCCGCGCACGAGCTGGTCAAATTGCTGTGCGTCACCGGTGGACCCGGCGTGGTCAAGGCCGCCATGCAAACCGGCAAGCGCGCCATCTGCGCCGGCCCGGGCAACCCCCCCGTATTGGTGGACGGCACGGCCTGCCTCGAACGCGCCGCGCAGCATGTCGTTTACGGTGCGTCATACGATAACAACCTCCTCTGCATCGGCGAAAAAGAGGTGTTCGTGCTGGAGCCGTTCTTTGACCGTTTCATGGCGGCGCTGGAAAAAGCCGGCGCCGTGCGCCTCAACGACGCGCAAGTCGAGCGGTTGACCAAAGCCGCCTTCACCATTCCCGGCCAGGGCGCCGGCTGCGGCCATCCCGTGCTGAGCCGCGATTTGGTCGGCAAAGACCCCGAAGTCCTGGCGCAGGTGGCCGGCATCAGCATCCCCAAAGGCACTCAACTGCTATTTGCGGAAACCAGCCCGGACCATCTATTTGTCATCGAGGAGCAAATGATGCCCTTCCTCCCCGTGGTCCGCGTCAAAACCGTCGAGGAAGGCATCGAACTCTCGAAAAAAGCCGAGCGCGGTTACAAGCACTCCGCCATGATTCATTCGCACGACGTGGCTCACATGACCGCCATGGCCAAAGCGCTGGAAACGACGCTTTTCGTCAAAAACGGCTCCTGCCTGGCCGGGCTGGGCGCGGGCGGCGAAGGCTATCCGAATTTCAGCATCGCCACCACCACGGGCGAAGGCATTTGCAACCCGCGCACCTTCACCCGCGTGCGCCGCTGTGTCATGGTGGACAAATTGCGGATTTTCTAA
- a CDS encoding EutN/CcmL family microcompartment protein, with protein sequence MFLARVEGAVVSTKKDPSMSGRKLLLLRPQLVDEKDPTKFRNGANTIVAVDSVGAGEGELVLFCQGSSARLAPSLKDAPVDAVVIGIVDTVDVLGKEIYNARQAGK encoded by the coding sequence ATGTTTCTGGCTCGGGTGGAAGGAGCGGTGGTGTCCACCAAAAAGGACCCCAGCATGAGCGGCCGCAAACTGCTGCTGCTGCGGCCCCAGTTGGTGGACGAAAAAGACCCCACCAAATTCCGCAATGGCGCCAACACCATTGTCGCCGTGGACAGTGTCGGCGCGGGCGAAGGCGAGCTGGTGCTCTTCTGCCAGGGCAGTTCCGCCCGGCTGGCGCCCAGTCTCAAGGATGCGCCGGTGGACGCAGTGGTCATTGGCATTGTGGATACAGTGGATGTGCTCGGCAAAGAAATCTATAACGCGCGCCAGGCCGGCAAGTAG
- a CDS encoding BMC domain-containing protein produces MPQAIGMIETRGLVALVEGTDAMLKAANVELAGPMTQVGNALVTAVVVGDVAAVKAATDAGAQAIKAIKGELVSVHVIARPHPDVEAVLPKKAK; encoded by the coding sequence ATGCCTCAAGCCATTGGAATGATTGAAACCCGCGGCCTGGTCGCCCTGGTGGAAGGGACCGACGCCATGCTCAAGGCCGCCAACGTGGAACTGGCCGGCCCGATGACCCAGGTCGGCAATGCCCTCGTCACCGCGGTGGTGGTGGGCGACGTCGCCGCCGTCAAGGCGGCCACCGATGCCGGCGCACAGGCCATCAAAGCCATCAAAGGCGAATTGGTCAGCGTGCACGTCATTGCCCGCCCGCATCCGGACGTGGAGGCGGTATTGCCCAAGAAGGCCAAGTAA
- a CDS encoding four helix bundle protein gives MQNEKKPSRPGRVPYDELSERILDFAVRSARLANALPLNRLGRHVAGQLIRSGTSAAPNYEEARAAESREDFIHKLSVALKELRESRLWLRLIIKANLLRAELVETLLLESEELCKIIGKSIVTAKNRRQP, from the coding sequence GTGCAAAATGAAAAAAAACCCTCGCGCCCAGGGCGTGTGCCCTATGACGAATTGTCCGAGCGCATTTTGGATTTTGCAGTTCGCAGCGCCCGATTGGCCAACGCTTTGCCGCTCAATCGGTTGGGCCGGCATGTGGCGGGGCAGCTTATTCGCTCCGGTACCTCCGCAGCGCCAAACTATGAGGAAGCCCGGGCTGCCGAAAGCCGGGAAGATTTCATACATAAATTGAGCGTGGCCCTCAAAGAACTACGCGAGTCCAGGTTATGGTTGCGGCTTATCATCAAGGCCAATCTCTTGCGTGCCGAATTGGTGGAGACGCTCCTGCTGGAAAGCGAAGAACTATGCAAAATCATCGGCAAATCCATCGTCACCGCGAAAAACAGGCGTCAACCATGA
- a CDS encoding acetate/propionate family kinase, whose protein sequence is MKILVANIGSTSLKWRLFHFVGEQEQMLHKGGLERVTDYPQAIRTCLEQLQQAGHIQHAADLAAVGFKTVLARGITGCVRLDERVLQAMEAFNSIAPAHNPPYIAGIRLFAQAMPGVPLVGLFETAFYQWASPAAQRYAVPESWYDLGVRRYGFHGASHKYIAERSAELLGREDVARRVRQLYVDGGTTPVRSPALRVISCHLGGSSSITGLRDGIAVGNSLGMSPQSGLPHNNRVGDLDAFALPHVLRQTGMTLEEAERQLCKESGLKALSGGYNDMRDITARAQQGEARAQLALDHFVHAIRHWIGAFLVELNGADALVFTAGIGENDFGLRAAVCRDLDHLGIELDPALNQQTRAQEAVISSPHSRVKVMVIPTNEELVVARETRRLLIKEQEGLS, encoded by the coding sequence ATGAAAATCCTGGTTGCCAATATCGGCTCCACCTCGCTCAAGTGGCGGTTGTTCCACTTCGTCGGCGAGCAGGAGCAGATGCTGCACAAGGGCGGGCTGGAGCGGGTCACGGATTATCCGCAAGCCATCCGCACGTGCCTTGAACAGCTCCAGCAGGCCGGGCACATTCAACACGCCGCTGATTTGGCGGCGGTGGGTTTCAAAACGGTGTTGGCGCGGGGCATCACCGGTTGCGTGCGGCTGGACGAGCGCGTGCTGCAGGCCATGGAAGCCTTCAACAGCATCGCCCCGGCCCATAATCCGCCGTACATTGCCGGCATCCGTTTGTTTGCGCAGGCCATGCCAGGCGTGCCGCTGGTGGGGCTGTTTGAAACGGCCTTTTACCAATGGGCCTCGCCGGCCGCCCAACGTTACGCCGTGCCGGAGTCCTGGTATGACCTGGGCGTCCGGCGCTATGGTTTCCATGGGGCCAGTCACAAGTACATCGCCGAGCGCTCCGCGGAGTTGTTGGGACGCGAGGATGTGGCGCGCCGGGTGCGGCAGCTTTACGTGGACGGCGGCACCACGCCAGTGCGCTCCCCGGCGCTGCGGGTGATTTCCTGCCATCTGGGCGGCAGCTCCTCCATCACCGGCCTGCGCGACGGCATTGCCGTGGGCAACAGCCTGGGAATGAGCCCCCAATCTGGCCTGCCGCACAATAACCGCGTGGGCGACCTGGATGCTTTTGCCCTGCCCCATGTGCTCCGCCAAACCGGAATGACGCTGGAAGAAGCCGAGCGCCAGCTTTGCAAGGAATCGGGGCTTAAAGCCCTCTCTGGCGGCTACAATGACATGCGGGACATCACCGCCCGGGCCCAGCAGGGCGAGGCGCGCGCCCAGTTGGCGCTGGACCACTTCGTGCATGCCATCCGGCATTGGATTGGCGCCTTTCTGGTGGAACTGAACGGCGCCGATGCGCTGGTATTCACCGCCGGGATTGGGGAAAACGACTTCGGCTTGCGGGCGGCGGTGTGCCGGGACCTGGACCACCTGGGAATTGAGCTGGACCCCGCCCTGAATCAGCAAACGCGCGCCCAGGAGGCGGTCATCAGCTCTCCGCATTCCCGGGTCAAGGTGATGGTCATTCCCACCAACGAAGAGCTCGTCGTGGCACGCGAAACCCGGCGATTATTAATCAAGGAGCAGGAGGGCCTAAGCTGA
- a CDS encoding BMC domain-containing protein produces MAQQAIGMIETKGLCALLEACDAGLKAANVQLVGWEKIGSGYVTGFFRGDVAAVKAATDAGAAAAAQVGQVIAVQVIPRPHEGLSGLGKWLQ; encoded by the coding sequence ATGGCACAACAAGCAATTGGCATGATTGAAACCAAGGGGCTGTGCGCCCTGCTCGAAGCCTGCGATGCCGGCCTGAAGGCCGCCAATGTGCAATTGGTGGGCTGGGAAAAGATTGGCAGCGGGTACGTGACTGGCTTCTTCCGCGGGGACGTGGCCGCCGTCAAAGCGGCCACCGATGCCGGGGCCGCCGCAGCCGCGCAGGTGGGCCAGGTCATCGCTGTTCAGGTCATCCCCCGCCCACACGAAGGGTTGTCCGGCCTGGGCAAGTGGCTGCAATAA
- a CDS encoding BMC domain-containing protein, translating into MSEALGMIETKGYVGAVEASDAMVKAANVTLVKTIPIGGGMITVLCRGDVGSVKAAVDAGAKAAGKVGELISSHILARPHEDLVKTFIGEPAKGGK; encoded by the coding sequence ATGAGTGAAGCACTCGGCATGATCGAAACCAAGGGCTACGTCGGAGCCGTGGAGGCCAGCGATGCAATGGTCAAGGCGGCCAATGTGACCCTGGTCAAAACCATCCCCATTGGCGGCGGCATGATTACGGTCCTGTGCCGCGGCGATGTGGGCAGTGTGAAAGCCGCCGTGGATGCCGGCGCCAAAGCGGCCGGCAAGGTGGGCGAGCTCATCAGCTCCCACATCCTGGCCCGCCCGCATGAAGACCTGGTGAAAACCTTCATTGGCGAACCGGCCAAGGGCGGCAAATAA
- the pduL gene encoding phosphate propanoyltransferase — translation MAVTAPAVHRAEVEHLVRQAVYQRLGLPLPRAARAPNPLVVNVSARHCHLTQDAVEALFGKGYKLQVYKWLYQEGQFAAKETVTLIGPRSRVISNLRILGPCRSLNQVELAYTDGIALGFDLPLRLSGDIKGTPGAMLMGPAGFFEMKEGVIRALRHVHMHPDDAAFYGVKQGDWMKLRIGGPCALTLEKLLCRVDPSFKLEVHIDTDEGNACDLQADTPCELIK, via the coding sequence ATGGCTGTCACGGCACCAGCGGTTCATCGGGCCGAAGTCGAGCATTTAGTTCGACAGGCGGTGTATCAACGCTTGGGTTTGCCCCTGCCACGGGCGGCGCGGGCCCCGAATCCCTTGGTGGTCAACGTCAGCGCGCGCCATTGCCATCTGACCCAGGACGCCGTGGAGGCGTTGTTTGGCAAAGGATACAAACTCCAAGTCTATAAATGGCTGTATCAGGAGGGACAGTTTGCGGCGAAAGAAACCGTGACCCTGATTGGGCCGCGTAGCCGGGTGATTTCCAATCTCCGCATTCTGGGACCTTGCCGAAGTTTGAACCAGGTGGAACTGGCCTACACCGACGGCATTGCGCTGGGCTTTGACCTGCCTTTGCGGCTTTCCGGGGACATCAAGGGAACGCCCGGGGCCATGTTGATGGGGCCGGCGGGATTCTTCGAGATGAAGGAGGGCGTAATCCGGGCCTTGCGGCATGTGCACATGCATCCGGATGACGCGGCCTTTTACGGCGTAAAGCAGGGGGATTGGATGAAGCTGCGCATTGGCGGGCCATGCGCCCTGACGCTGGAAAAGCTGCTCTGCCGGGTGGACCCCAGCTTCAAACTGGAAGTGCACATTGACACCGATGAAGGCAATGCCTGCGATTTGCAGGCCGACACCCCCTGCGAATTAATCAAGTGA
- a CDS encoding DeoR/GlpR family DNA-binding transcription regulator, translating into MAHLPPEERQRRIEEYLARVEFASLDELAQHVGASISTVRRDLTALQAQGTVRRTHGGGRIVNPRSDEFVFSQRDTHELAEKEAIGRACAELIRPNQSLIMDAGTTVFHVARHLESKTPQIVTNSLPVAQLFMGSNQVEVLLCGGVLYPRMGVLVGPLAVKTFNDLHVDVAIMGAGGLTLEGITNSHALLIEIQHAMIRAAQRVIFCLDHTKFGRRSMSFLCGLEAIDTIVTDAAAPAGMVEAIRGQGVEVILAPLSTENGEPRAESSHQMSAPLP; encoded by the coding sequence ATGGCTCATTTGCCGCCAGAAGAACGTCAGCGCCGCATCGAGGAGTACCTCGCCCGGGTGGAGTTTGCCTCTTTGGACGAACTGGCCCAGCACGTGGGGGCTTCCATTTCGACGGTCCGGCGTGATTTAACCGCCTTGCAGGCGCAGGGGACGGTCCGCCGCACGCACGGTGGAGGGCGCATTGTTAATCCGCGGTCGGATGAGTTTGTTTTTTCCCAGCGTGATACTCATGAACTGGCGGAAAAAGAGGCGATTGGGCGCGCCTGTGCGGAATTAATCCGCCCCAATCAAAGTCTGATTATGGATGCGGGGACCACGGTTTTTCACGTGGCGCGGCATTTGGAAAGCAAAACACCGCAAATTGTGACCAATTCGCTGCCGGTGGCGCAGCTTTTTATGGGGTCCAATCAGGTGGAAGTGCTGCTTTGTGGGGGAGTGCTTTATCCGCGCATGGGGGTGCTGGTGGGGCCGCTGGCAGTCAAAACGTTTAATGATTTGCACGTGGATGTGGCCATCATGGGCGCGGGCGGTTTGACGCTGGAGGGCATCACCAATTCGCACGCTTTGTTGATTGAGATTCAACATGCCATGATTCGGGCGGCGCAGCGGGTCATTTTCTGTTTGGACCATACCAAGTTTGGCCGACGCTCGATGTCGTTCCTGTGCGGACTGGAGGCCATTGACACCATTGTCACCGATGCCGCCGCGCCAGCCGGGATGGTGGAGGCCATTCGCGGCCAGGGGGTGGAAGTTATTTTGGCCCCCCTGTCCACGGAGAATGGAGAGCCACGCGCGGAATCAAGCCATCAAATGTCGGCGCCGTTGCCTTGA
- a CDS encoding DUF1552 domain-containing protein: protein MIIQRRWQLSRRTFLRGVGVSLALPLLEAMIPRPLQAAAATQAGKSAAPLRMAFIFTPNGAHMPEWTPKTEGPAFELPRILEPLAPVREDLLVLTGLTHDKARPNGDGPGDHARSCATFLTAAQAKKTHGADIQVGVSIDQVAAARWGQQTPLPSLELGCDHSRSSGNCDSGYSCAYSFNVSWKTPSLPMPPEVNPRLVFERLFQQRQGATTEAEARRARQNRSVLDLVLEDARQLRGQLGLADQRKLDEYLDGVRELERRIEAAEKFARAVTPTTEKPNGIPKDYTAHLDLMYDLMALAFQTDTTRIITFMVAHDGSNRSYRNLGISEGHHELSHHGRNAQKQEMIARINRFHVERFARFLQTLKSTKEGNGTLLDNCMIVYGSGISDGDRHNHDDLPVLLAGRAGGAFKTGRHLRYPRNTPMANLFLSMMAAGGTPIQRHGDSTGPLQGLT from the coding sequence ATGATTATTCAACGCCGCTGGCAGCTTTCGCGTCGCACCTTCCTGCGGGGAGTGGGAGTTTCCCTGGCCCTGCCGCTTCTGGAAGCCATGATTCCTCGTCCCCTCCAGGCCGCTGCCGCTACCCAGGCGGGCAAGTCGGCGGCTCCGTTGCGCATGGCCTTTATTTTTACCCCCAACGGGGCGCACATGCCGGAGTGGACCCCCAAAACCGAAGGCCCAGCGTTTGAATTGCCGCGCATCCTGGAGCCGCTGGCGCCCGTCCGCGAAGACCTGCTGGTACTCACCGGTTTGACCCACGACAAGGCCCGTCCCAACGGCGATGGCCCCGGCGATCATGCCCGTTCTTGCGCCACGTTCCTGACCGCTGCCCAGGCGAAAAAAACCCACGGGGCGGATATCCAGGTGGGGGTCTCGATTGATCAAGTGGCCGCCGCCCGTTGGGGGCAGCAAACCCCTCTGCCATCTTTGGAGCTGGGCTGTGACCACAGCCGCTCCTCAGGCAATTGCGACTCCGGCTACAGTTGCGCCTACTCCTTCAATGTCTCCTGGAAAACACCCTCCCTGCCCATGCCGCCGGAGGTGAATCCGCGGCTGGTGTTCGAGCGCCTTTTCCAGCAACGGCAGGGCGCCACCACTGAAGCTGAAGCCCGCCGCGCCCGGCAAAATCGCAGTGTTCTGGATTTGGTCCTGGAAGATGCCCGGCAACTGCGGGGGCAACTAGGTCTGGCCGACCAGCGCAAACTCGACGAATACCTGGACGGCGTCCGCGAACTCGAACGGCGCATCGAAGCCGCGGAAAAGTTTGCCCGCGCCGTCACGCCCACTACAGAAAAACCCAATGGCATCCCCAAGGATTACACGGCCCACCTGGATTTGATGTACGACCTCATGGCGCTGGCGTTTCAAACGGACACCACCCGCATCATCACTTTTATGGTGGCGCATGACGGCAGCAACCGCAGCTACCGCAACCTCGGGATTTCCGAAGGCCATCACGAGCTTTCCCATCATGGCCGCAACGCGCAAAAGCAGGAAATGATTGCCAGAATCAACCGTTTCCATGTCGAGCGCTTTGCCCGCTTCCTGCAAACGCTCAAATCTACCAAAGAAGGAAACGGCACCCTGCTGGATAATTGCATGATTGTCTATGGCAGCGGCATTTCAGACGGCGACCGCCACAATCATGATGATTTGCCCGTCCTGCTGGCCGGACGCGCAGGCGGCGCCTTCAAGACCGGACGCCATCTCCGCTACCCCCGCAACACGCCCATGGCCAATCTCTTTTTATCCATGATGGCCGCAGGCGGTACCCCCATTCAACGGCATGGCGACAGCACCGGCCCGCTCCAGGGGTTGACGTAA
- a CDS encoding DUF1592 domain-containing protein — MPAKRLAALIALLLLMAVAAYAGLLDFLKGKNNQPAAPDYPKDIQPLFAKYCYDCHGEKAKADLDLRLFKSDADAVRERKLFQNILKQVQTQEMPPAGKPKPTEAEREKMIQWIESVVFQCDCNNPDPGRVTLRRLNRVEYNNTIRDLLGVQVRPADDFPADDIGYGFDNIGDVLFLSPTLMEKYLAAAERALEAAWPAASAATNAPPTWFQRRYVLPALQAPDSLAGARETLRHFARRAYRRPVTQTEVEHLVLLLKRNQEAGDSLAESLRSAFKAILVSPHFLFRGEPPATTPASPSRAVPLNEHALAVRLSYFLWSSMPDDTLFAEAERGTLRKNLEAQVRRMLQDPKADALVANFAEQWLELRRLAQITPDPATFPEFSDDLRAAMLMETSSFFRAILREDRSVLEFLDADYTFVNETLAKHYGLKGVTGPEFRKVSLKGTPRGGLLTQASILTLTSNPTRTSPVKRGKWVLDNLLGAPPPPPPPNVPELPEHGELHGTLRQRLEQHRADPLCSSCHARMDPIGFGLENFNAIGGLRTRDGQAPLDTAGQLTSGEAFKNSVELRAILRKKKKQDFLRCLSEKMLTYALGRGLEYYDRCAVDKITANLPRRGHKFSALVLEIVHSVPFQNQRGEAAVAQQE; from the coding sequence ATGCCTGCAAAACGCCTGGCGGCGCTCATCGCCCTCTTGTTGTTAATGGCCGTGGCGGCCTATGCCGGCCTGTTGGATTTTCTCAAAGGCAAAAACAACCAACCCGCCGCCCCGGATTATCCCAAGGACATCCAGCCGCTGTTCGCCAAATACTGTTACGATTGCCACGGCGAAAAAGCCAAGGCCGACCTGGATTTGCGGCTGTTTAAGTCCGATGCCGATGCCGTCCGCGAGCGCAAACTCTTCCAGAACATCCTCAAACAGGTCCAAACCCAGGAAATGCCCCCCGCCGGCAAACCCAAACCCACCGAAGCCGAGCGCGAAAAAATGATTCAGTGGATTGAATCCGTGGTGTTTCAATGCGATTGCAACAATCCCGATCCCGGCCGTGTTACCCTTCGCCGCCTCAACCGGGTGGAATACAACAATACCATCCGCGACCTCCTCGGCGTCCAGGTACGACCCGCCGACGATTTCCCGGCGGACGATATCGGCTACGGTTTCGACAACATCGGCGACGTCCTGTTTCTCTCTCCCACCCTCATGGAAAAGTACCTGGCCGCCGCCGAACGCGCTCTGGAAGCTGCGTGGCCGGCCGCTTCCGCGGCCACCAACGCCCCGCCCACGTGGTTCCAGCGCCGTTATGTCCTGCCCGCCCTGCAAGCACCCGATTCGCTGGCCGGGGCCCGAGAAACGTTGCGGCATTTCGCCCGCCGCGCTTACCGCCGTCCGGTCACCCAAACCGAAGTTGAGCACCTGGTCCTGCTGCTGAAACGCAATCAGGAAGCCGGCGACTCACTCGCTGAAAGTTTGCGCAGCGCGTTCAAGGCCATCCTCGTCTCACCCCATTTTCTCTTCCGGGGAGAACCACCCGCCACCACCCCGGCAAGCCCCAGCCGCGCGGTGCCCCTCAATGAACACGCCCTCGCCGTCCGCCTCTCTTATTTCTTGTGGAGCAGCATGCCGGATGACACCCTGTTTGCCGAAGCCGAGCGCGGCACGCTGCGTAAAAACCTGGAGGCCCAGGTGCGCCGCATGTTGCAAGACCCCAAGGCCGACGCCCTGGTGGCCAATTTTGCCGAGCAATGGCTCGAGCTGCGTCGGCTGGCCCAAATTACCCCGGACCCCGCCACTTTTCCGGAATTTTCGGACGATTTGCGGGCCGCCATGCTGATGGAAACTTCGTCCTTCTTTCGGGCCATTTTGCGCGAAGACCGCAGTGTATTGGAGTTTCTGGATGCAGATTACACCTTTGTCAACGAGACGCTTGCCAAACATTACGGCCTTAAAGGAGTTACCGGGCCGGAATTCCGCAAAGTGTCGCTCAAAGGCACCCCCCGCGGCGGCCTGCTCACCCAGGCCAGCATCCTGACCCTCACCTCCAACCCCACGCGCACTTCGCCGGTTAAACGGGGCAAGTGGGTGTTAGACAACCTGCTGGGCGCCCCACCTCCCCCACCCCCGCCCAATGTGCCTGAACTGCCGGAGCACGGCGAGCTGCATGGCACCTTGCGCCAGCGCCTGGAGCAGCACCGCGCCGACCCTCTCTGTTCTTCCTGCCACGCGCGCATGGACCCCATCGGCTTTGGGCTGGAAAATTTCAACGCCATCGGCGGCTTGCGCACCCGCGACGGCCAGGCCCCCCTCGACACCGCCGGCCAGTTGACCAGCGGGGAGGCGTTCAAAAATTCCGTGGAATTGCGCGCGATTCTGCGCAAGAAGAAAAAGCAGGATTTCCTGCGCTGCCTCAGCGAAAAAATGCTCACCTACGCCCTCGGCCGCGGGCTGGAGTATTATGACCGCTGCGCCGTTGACAAAATCACCGCCAACCTCCCCCGCCGCGGCCACAAATTCTCTGCGCTGGTCTTGGAAATTGTCCATAGTGTGCCCTTCCAAAACCAGCGCGGAGAAGCTGCCGTGGCTCAGCAGGAATGA
- a CDS encoding site-2 protease family protein, producing MLPTQQGSFRLFRLAGIQVYLHWTWFLVAAYMISSRLGEYASPLWNVLEYVSLFAIVLMHEFGHALACRQTGGYAEQIVLWPLGGVAFVQPPQRPGATLWSIAAGPLVNVVLLPLLGGMLLLASAAGFHSETTDLGRYLTVLFVINGIMLAFNLLPVYPLDGGQIVWALLWFLLGRARALLVASTIGIVGVFGLFLLALYMRSAWFFIMSVFILLNCWRALLQARQMAKVEAAPRHVDYICPDCGTVPPAGPYWLCARCGRPFDTFATDGTCPHCMTNYETATCPHCRHLLPLSLWRQPPPIIPPRMS from the coding sequence ATGTTGCCTACGCAGCAAGGTTCGTTCAGGCTGTTTCGACTGGCGGGCATTCAGGTGTACCTCCATTGGACATGGTTCCTGGTGGCGGCTTACATGATTAGCTCACGCCTGGGCGAATATGCTTCCCCCCTCTGGAACGTGCTGGAATACGTTTCGCTGTTTGCCATCGTGCTCATGCACGAATTCGGCCACGCGCTGGCCTGCCGGCAAACCGGAGGGTATGCCGAGCAAATTGTCCTCTGGCCCCTTGGCGGCGTGGCATTTGTGCAGCCGCCCCAACGGCCGGGGGCCACCCTCTGGAGCATCGCAGCCGGCCCTTTGGTCAATGTGGTTTTGCTGCCGCTCCTGGGTGGGATGCTGCTGCTGGCCAGCGCCGCCGGGTTTCATTCCGAAACCACCGATTTGGGACGTTATCTCACCGTGCTGTTTGTCATCAACGGCATCATGCTCGCCTTCAACCTGCTGCCGGTTTATCCGCTGGACGGCGGGCAAATTGTCTGGGCTTTGCTCTGGTTTCTCCTGGGCCGCGCGCGGGCGCTGCTGGTGGCCAGCACCATCGGCATTGTCGGTGTTTTCGGCCTTTTTCTGCTGGCCCTCTATATGCGGTCGGCCTGGTTTTTCATCATGAGCGTGTTCATTCTGCTGAACTGCTGGCGCGCTCTGCTTCAAGCCCGCCAGATGGCCAAAGTGGAAGCCGCCCCCCGCCACGTGGATTACATTTGCCCTGACTGCGGTACCGTGCCCCCCGCCGGACCTTACTGGCTGTGCGCCCGCTGCGGGCGTCCCTTTGACACCTTTGCCACTGACGGCACTTGTCCCCACTGCATGACCAATTACGAAACGGCCACCTGCCCGCACTGCCGCCATCTGCTGCCGCTTTCGCTGTGGCGGCAACCCCCGCCCATCATCCCGCCGCGCATGAGCTGA